From a region of the Oryza sativa Japonica Group chromosome 6, ASM3414082v1 genome:
- the LOC9266404 gene encoding putative disease resistance RPP13-like protein 3 isoform X3: MQAFLMTAEEMEKKPRLLKAWVEQVRDLSFDIEDCLAEFMVHVGSKSLSQQLMKLKHRHRIAIQIRDLKSRVEEVSDRNSRYSLISPNTDEHDTLRDEFRYWSAKNIDEAELVGFDDAKESILNLIDVHANHGLAKVIFVVGMGGLGKTSLVKKVYHSINIVNNFSCRAWVTVSQSFVRTELLRGLIKQLLGGDSENEHFKGLQSMQRNEKVEDLVEDLKQGLKEKSGDKSSEVVAEFRKGERTKRNREPEGVTDS; encoded by the exons ATGCAAGCATTCCTGATGACAGCTGAAGAGATGGAGAAAAAACCCAGGCTGTTGAAAGCGTGGGTGGAGCAAGTAAGGGATTTATCTTTTGACATTGAAGATTGCCTCGCTGAGTTTATGGTTCACGTGGGGAGCAAAAGCTTGTCACAACAGTTGATGAAGCTCAAACATCGCCATCGCATTGCCATCCAGATTCGTGACCTCAAATCAAGAGTTGAAGAAGTGAGCGATAGGAATTCACGGTACTCATTAATCAGCCCTAACACCGATGAGCATGACACCTTGAGGGATGAATTTCGCTACTGGTCAGCTAAGAACATTGATGAGGCTGAACTTGTGGGTTTTGATGATGCAAAGGAAAGTATACTTAATTTGATCGATGTCCATGCTAACCATGGTCTTGCTAAAGTGATCTTTGTAGTTGGCATGGGCGGTCTAGGGAAGACAAGTCTTGTTAAAAAGGTTTACCATAGTATTAATATTGTTAATAATTTCTCATGCCGTGCTTGGGTCACTGTGTCACAGTCATTTGTCAGGACAGAGCTCCTGAGAGGACTAATCAAGCAACTTTTGGGTGGTGATTCGGAAAATGAACACTTCAAAGGTCTTCAGAGCATGCAAAGGAATGAGAAAGTGGAAGACCTCGTGGAAGACTTGAAGCAAGGtctaaaagagaaaag CGGAGACAAATCCTCGGAGGTGGTGGCGGAGTTCCGCAAGGGTGAGCGTACCAAAAGGAATAGGGAGCCTGAAGGAGTTACAGATTCTTGA
- the LOC9266404 gene encoding putative disease resistance RPP13-like protein 3 isoform X2, with the protein MEKKPRLLKAWVEQVRDLSFDIEDCLAEFMVHVGSKSLSQQLMKLKHRHRIAIQIRDLKSRVEEVSDRNSRYSLISPNTDEHDTLRDEFRYWSAKNIDEAELVGFDDAKESILNLIDVHANHGLAKVIFVVGMGGLGKTSLVKKVYHSINIVNNFSCRAWVTVSQSFVRTELLRGLIKQLLGGDSENEHFKGLQSMQRNEKVEDLVEDLKQGLKEKRYFVVLDDMWSIDALNWLNESVFPDSNNGGSRIIVTTRDASIIQNCAYPSYLYRLEPLKTDDAKQLLLRKSNKSYEDIKEARLRRCLIGY; encoded by the coding sequence ATGGAGAAAAAACCCAGGCTGTTGAAAGCGTGGGTGGAGCAAGTAAGGGATTTATCTTTTGACATTGAAGATTGCCTCGCTGAGTTTATGGTTCACGTGGGGAGCAAAAGCTTGTCACAACAGTTGATGAAGCTCAAACATCGCCATCGCATTGCCATCCAGATTCGTGACCTCAAATCAAGAGTTGAAGAAGTGAGCGATAGGAATTCACGGTACTCATTAATCAGCCCTAACACCGATGAGCATGACACCTTGAGGGATGAATTTCGCTACTGGTCAGCTAAGAACATTGATGAGGCTGAACTTGTGGGTTTTGATGATGCAAAGGAAAGTATACTTAATTTGATCGATGTCCATGCTAACCATGGTCTTGCTAAAGTGATCTTTGTAGTTGGCATGGGCGGTCTAGGGAAGACAAGTCTTGTTAAAAAGGTTTACCATAGTATTAATATTGTTAATAATTTCTCATGCCGTGCTTGGGTCACTGTGTCACAGTCATTTGTCAGGACAGAGCTCCTGAGAGGACTAATCAAGCAACTTTTGGGTGGTGATTCGGAAAATGAACACTTCAAAGGTCTTCAGAGCATGCAAAGGAATGAGAAAGTGGAAGACCTCGTGGAAGACTTGAAGCAAGGtctaaaagagaaaaggtaCTTTGTTGTTCTAGATGACATGTGGAGCATAGATGCATTGAATTGGCTTAATGAATCTGTTTTTCCTGACTCTAATAATGGAGGAAGTCGCATAATAGTAACCACGAGAGATGCCAGCATAATTCAAAACTGTGCTTATCCTTCTTATCTGTACCGCCTTGAACCCTTAAAAACAGATGATGCTAAACAATTGCTGCtgagaaaatcaaataaaagttATGAGGACATAAAAGAGGCAAGGCTGAGAAGGTGTTTGATAGGATACTAG
- the LOC9266404 gene encoding disease resistance protein PIK6-NP-like isoform X1 — protein MTRVITLSYTHLPSHLKPCFLYLSIFPEDFPIKRRCMVNRWIAEGFVDAKFGMAMEDVGNSYFDELINRSMIQPCRFYSHGVVQSCVLHDIMRDIAISISAEENFVFMTKGFVSGIPPENIHHLSIDGRQDSYLSFDLSHVRSLSFFYNPKEQLASLCSPQLRMLRVLDLEFSLCRVTQNDISNIGSFCHLRYLSVKKGSYIYHIPRSIRKLQGLQTLNLKRSLITKVPAEVTELRSFRSLRCSTLGVYSHFEFTTREPKKSLVTTMKLPLILPHLISGDKSSEVVAEFRKGERTKRNREPEGVTDS, from the coding sequence ATGACTAGAGTAATTACACTTAGTTATACACACTTGCCATCTCATCTCAAGCCATGTTTTCTGTACCTTAGCATTTTCCCCGAGGATTTTCCAATAAAAAGGAGGTGTATGGTAAATAGATGGATAGCCGAGGGTTTTGTGGATGCAAAGTTTGGAATGGCTATGGAGGATGTTGGAAATAGTTATTTCGATGAACTCATCAATAGAAGCATGATTCAACCATGTAGGTTTTATAGTCATGGAGTAGTACAGTCCTGTGTACTCCATGATATCATGCGTGATATCGCAATTTCTATTTCCGCAGAGGAGAATTTCGTATTCATGACGAAAGGGTTTGTCTCTGGTATTCCACCTGAAAACATCCATCACCTTTCTATTGATGGGAGACAGGATTCATACCTAAGCTTTGATCTAAGCCATGTCCGGTCATTAAGTTTCTTTTACAATCCTAAAGAGCAACTAGCTTCACTGTGCTCACCACAGCTAAGGATGCTCCGAGTGTTGGATCTAGAGTTTAGTCTATGTCGTGTAACACAGAACGACATCAGTAACATAGGATCATTTTGCCACTTAAGGTATCTATCTGTGAAGAAAGGTTCATATATTTACCATATTCCAAGATCCATCAGGAAATTGCAAGGATTGCAAACTTTAAACCTGAAAAGATCATTAATTACTAAAGTGCCCGCAGAAGTCACTGAACTTCGTAGTTTCCGCAGTCTCCGGTGTAGCACCCTTGGAGTTTACAGTCACTTCGAATTTACTACCCGTGAGCCCAAAAAATCCTTAGTAACTACAATGAAATTGCCCTTGATATTGCCACATTTGATTAGCGGAGACAAATCCTCGGAGGTGGTGGCGGAGTTCCGCAAGGGTGAGCGTACCAAAAGGAATAGGGAGCCTGAAGGAGTTACAGATTCTTGA
- the LOC9268881 gene encoding putative disease resistance RPP13-like protein 3 isoform X2, translating to MTDTVLSIAKSLVGSAVSKVASVAAEKMVLLLGVQKEIWFIKDELQRIQAFLMAAEPSKKSILLKVWVQQVRDLSYDIEDCLDEFTVHVSSQTLSRQLMKLKDRHRIAIQIRNLRTRIEEVSTRNIRYNLIENDLTCTTTDERNLFMEDIRNQSANNIEEADLVGFSGPKRELLDLIDVHANIGPTEVVCVVGMGGLGKTTIARKIYESKEDIAKNFSCCAWITVSQSFVRLELLKDLMMKLFGEEVLKKQMRELEGKVPQVDDLASYLRTELNERRYFVVLDDVWSTDS from the exons ATGACGGATACAGTACTCAGCATTGCAAAGTCTCTGGTGGGAAGTGCTGTAAGCAAGGTTGCTTCGGTTGCCGCAGAAAAGATGGTCTTGCTGCTGGGAGTGCAGAAGGAGATATG GTTCATCAAGGACGAGCTACAAAGGATACAAGCATTTTTGATGGCTGCTGAACCATCAAAGAAAAGCATACTATTGAAGGTTTGGGTGCAGCAAGTAAGGGATCTATCCTATGACATTGAAGATTGCCTTGATGAATTTACAGTTCATGTGAGCAGCCAAACCTTGTCGAGGCAGTTGATGAAGCTAAAGGATCGCCATCGGATTGCCATCCAGATCCGCAATCTCAGGACAAGAATTGAAGAAGTAAGCACTAGGAACATACGCTACAACTTAATAGAGAATGACCTCACCTGCACCACTACTGATGAGAGGAATTTATTTATGGAAGACATTCGCAACCAATCAGCTAACAACATTGAGGAAGCTGATCTTGTGGGTTTTTCTGGACCCAAAAGAGAGTTGCTTGATCTTATAGATGTCCATGCCAATATCGGACCTACAGAAGTCGTATGTGTTGTCGGTATGGGTGGTTTGGGTAAGACTACTATTGCAAGGAAAATTTATGAAAGCAAAGAGGACATTGCAAAGAATTTTTCTTGCTGTGCTTGGATTACTGTTTCACAGTCCTTTGTTAGGTTGGAACTACTAAAGGATTTGATGATGAAACTTTTTGGAGAGGAAGTACTGAAGAAGCAGATGAGAGAACTCGAAGGGAAGGTTCCACAAGTAGACGACCTCGCCAGCTACCTCAGGACAGAGTTAAATGAAAGGAGGTACTTTGTTGTGCTTGATGACGTGTGGAGTACAGATTCATAG
- the LOC9268881 gene encoding disease resistance protein Pik-2-like isoform X1, with protein MRDITISISREENFVFLPRGTDYEAVQGNTRHIAFQGSKYCSKISFDWSIIRSLTMFAERPVELEHSVCSSQLRMLRVLDLRDAQFTITQNDVNNIVLLCHLKYLRIARYNNASYIYSLPKSIGRLDGLQTLDLDSTNISTLPTQITKLRSLRSLRCMKQYDFSSFTTCLTDTLCLPMIFTPSVSTSDRAEKIANLHLATKSFRSKSNGVKVPKGICRLRDLQILGVVDIRRTSSRVIKELGQLSKLRKLYVVTKGSTKLKCEILYTAIQKLYSLQSLHMDAVGCTGIGTLECLDSVSSPPPLLRTLRLNGSLEELPNWIERLTHLRKFYLLRTKLKEGKTMLILGALPNLMLLHFCHNAYLGEKLVFKTGAFPNLRTLVTFNLDQQRDIRFEDGSSPQLEKIEIGRCRLESGIIGIIHLPRLKEISVEYKGKVAMLAQLEGEVNAHPNCPVLRMAMDRSDHDLAGNAKGSPP; from the coding sequence ATGCGTGATATTACAATTTCGATTTCTAGAGAGGAAAATTTTGTATTCTTACCTAGGGGCACTGACTATGAAGCAGTACAGGGGAACACTCGGCACATAGCATTTCAGGGGAGTAAGTATTGCTCTAAGATAAGCTTTGACTGGAGCATTATACGGTCATTAACTATGTTTGCCGAGAGGCCCGTAGAACTAGAGCATTCAGTTTGTTCATCTCAGTTGAGGATGTTACGGGTCTTGGATCTAAGAGATGCACAATTTACTATCACACAAAATGATGTCAACAATATAGTGCTCTTGTGCCACTTGAAATACCTACGCATTGCAAGATACAATAATGCATCATATATTTACTCACTTCCAAAATCCATAGGAAGACTGGATGGTCTGCAGACATTGGACTTGGATTCGACGAACATTTCAACACTGCCAACTCAGATTACTAAGCTTCGGAGTCTCCGGAGCCTTAGATGCATGAAGCAATatgatttttcttctttcaCAACATGTTTAACTGACACATTGTGCCTGCCCATGATATTCACACCTTCCGTTAGTACCTCTGATCGTGCTGAAAAAATTGCTAACTTGCACTTGGCCACCAAAAGCTTCCGTTCAAAATCAAATGGCGTCAAGGTACCAAAAGGAATATGTAGGTTGAGAGACTTACAAATATTGGGGGTAGTGGATATTAGAAGGACTAGCAGTAGAGTAATAAAAGAGTTGGGGCAGTTAAGCAAGCTGAGGAAACTATATGTGGTAACAAAGGGATCTACAAAGTTAAAATGTGAGATACTCTATACAGCCATCCAGAAGCTCTATTCCCTACAATCTCTCCATATGGATGCTGTGGGATGCACAGGTATTGGAACACTTGAGTGCCTAGATTCTGTTTCATCGCCTCCTCCCCTATTGAGGACACTCAGGTTGAATGGAAGTCTTGAAGAGTTGCCTAACTGGATTGAGCGGCTCACTCACCTGAGGAAATTCTACTTATTGAGGACCAAACTAAAGGAAGGTAAAACCATGCTGATACTTGGGGCATTGCCCAACCTCATGCTTCTTCATTTTTGTCACAATGCTTACCTTGGGGAGAAGTTAGTATTCAAAACAGGAGCATTCCCAAATCTTAGAACACTTGTGACTTTCAATTTGGATCAGCAAAGAGATATTAGATTTGAGGACGGCAGCTCACCCCAATTGGAAAAGATAGAAATAGGCAGGTGCAGATTGGAATCAGGGATTATTGGTATCATTCACCTTCCAAGGCTCAAGGAGATTTCAGTTGAATACAAAGGTAAAGTGGCGATGCTTGCTCAGCTGGAGGGAGAAGTGAACGCACACCCAAATTGTCCCGTGCTGCGAATGGCAATGGACCGAAGTGATCACGATCTTGCTGGCAACGCCAAAGGATCTCCTCCCTAA